AGCGCGTCCTGTGCGATGCGCACGTTCTCGCAGAGCACGTCGAGCGCGTCCCGGGTCCGGGGCACCGGCAGCAGGTGCCCCGCTTCGAGCAGCGGGGTCGCGGTGAGCGGCCCCCCGGCCCGTACGAACGCGATGTGCTCCGTGACCAGCGGCGCCCCCAGGGCCACCGCCTTCTCCCCGAGCGCCGCGAGCCGCGCCGGGTCCGGCCGGTCCGCGCCGCCGAGCCCGAGCGAGACGCCGTGCGGGACGACCGTCACGCCGCGCTCGCGCAGCCGGGTCAGGGAGTCGGGCAGATGGTCCGCGCAGATGTTCTCCGCGACGACCTCCACCCAGTCGACTCCGGGCAGCGCCTCCACCGCCTCGGCGATCTCAGGACGCCACCCGATGCCGATGCCGAGTTCCGTCATGTCCCCCTCCTTCGGTACTCAGTCCCCCACCTGATGGCCCAGGTGGAAACGTTCGAACCCCAGGAGGGGGACGTTCAGAGCTTCATTTGAGGTTCGGCCGCTGTGAGCTTCGAGACAGTCGGGCCGTACGTCGTTTCCCGTGGCGGCTGTTCGACCAAGATCACGTCCATGGACACCGCAGACCTGTACCGACGTTTCGCGGAGCGGGAGGCCCACGGGCACTCCGCCCGCTACGAGGAGCTGGCCGTCCGCGTGGCGGCGGACGAGAAGCTGATCGCCCTCATCGAGCAGCTGCCCGAGCCGAAGCGGCAGCCGAACCTGCTCCTGGCCGCGGTGCGCCACCTCGACGGGCCCCTGCGGGACCCGGAGGAGTTCACGGCCTGGGTCGTCGCCTCCTGGGACCGGGTGCGGACGACGATGCTGGGACGCCGTACGCAGACGAACGAGGCCGGCCGCTGCGCCACCCTGCTCCCGCTGCTCGCGGCGCTGCCGCAGCCGCTCGCCCTGATCGAGGTCGGTGCCTCGGCCGGCCTGTGTCTGTACCCGGACCGGTACCGGTACCGGTACGACGACGGCGCCGCCTTCGGCCCGGCCGACAGCCCGGTCACCCTGACCTGCCGCACGTCCGGCCCCGTACCGCTGCCCGAACGGCTGCCCGAGGTCGTGTGGCGCGCCGGGATCGACCTCAACCCCCTCGACGTCCGTGACGCCGACGACATGCGGTGGCTGGAGTCCTTGGTCTGGCCCGAACAGACGGACCGCGCGGACCGGTTGCGGAACGCCGTGCGCATCGCGCGCGCGGAGCCGCCGCACCTCGTCCGCGGCGACCTCAACGAGACGGTCCGCGAGCTGGTCTCCCAGGCCCCGCAGGGCGCCACCCCCGTGGTCTTCCACAGCGCGGTCCTGTTCTATCTGCCGCCGGAGGCCCGGGAGGCCTTCACCGAGACGATGCGCGGCCTCCCCGCCCGCTGGATCTCGAACGAGGCCACGAGCGTCCTGCCGTCCGTGGCGTCCCGCCTCCCACGCCCCGCACCGCAGGACCGGGCGGTGTTCGCCCTGGCCCTCGACGAACAGCCGCTGGCCTTCACGGGACCGCACGGCCAGTCACTGGAGTGGTTCTAGCGCCCCGACAGCCCAGACGTGCAGGGCGTCGCCGGACTCGGACGGTGTCGCCCAGGCGCCGTTCCCGAGTGCGGTCGGCTGACCGGAGGGCGGGGACGGTGGCGTGGAGTCGAGCCTGCACGGACATGTGGATCTCCCGGGGACGTAGACGCGGCGCACACTACGGCAGGGTCCGACACCCGGCCGCGCGGTCACCGGCCGGGCAGCGGTCAGGCCCGGGGGAGACGCAGGCGGGAGGCGAAGAGGGCGCTGCCCTCGGACACCACCGTGCACGAGCCCGGGGCGATCTCCGTGAAGCCCGCGTCGCGGACGACCGGGAGGCCGCTCGTCGTCAGGGTCGGCCAGGCCTCGGCCGTCGCGGTCCGCACCGCGAGCGGGAAGCCCGCCTCCTGCCACGCCTTGCGGTCCGCTTCGTCCATCGCCCACCACAGCAGCTGCGCCCCGTGGCCGGCCTGGGCCATTGCCTTGCCCGCCGACATGTCGAGTTCCGGGTTCATCCACAGCACCGCCGCACCCTCCGGAACGGGGCCGGGCGCCGTCGGGTCGTCCAGGTCCGTGCCCGAGACCTGGAGCTTCGCGAGCTCCTTGGGCCAGCCGTCGAGCGGGACCGGCGGGAAGACCCGTACCTCCGCCTCCGTACCGGTCACCGTGATGCCCGGCAGGGTGTTCGCGCGCCGCCACTCCGCGCCGCGCGCCCGGCGCACCACCTTGCGGATCCGGGCGTCCTGCCAGTCGGTGATCGCCTGCGCCCATTCGCCCTCGCCGAGGGAGCGGTCGTCGGTCAGGATCTCCAGGACGGCCCGCGCCGCGGTCTCCAGGGCGTCGGTACGGGCCGGGGGCGCGTCGCGCTCGATCCGGACGACCAGGGGGAGGACGAACTGGGGCTTCTCGTCGCGGAGATCGGTCTCGTTGCTGCTCACCCGGCAAGTCTGCCATTGAGGTGAGGAGCGATTCTTGTGGGAATCATCGCTTCCGGGACAGGATGCCCCTCATGAAGAGCGATCTTTTTGCCGGTGAACACCTCGCCGAGGCGGCGACCTTCCCGGGGATGACCCTCCAGAACGCCAAATCGGTCAAGTACACCGTGAACGGTGAGATGCACGCCCGCCAGGGTTCGATGATCGCCTTCCGCGGCGACCTCCAGTTCGAACGCAAGGGCCAGGGCATCGGCGGCATGCTCAAGCGGGCCGTCACCGGCGAGGGCCTGGCGCTGATGGCCGTGCGCGGCCAGGGCGAGGCCTGGTTCGCGCACGAGGCGCAGAACTGCTTCATCGTCGAGATCGAGCAGGGCGAGGCCTTCACCGTCAACGGCCGCAACGTGCTCTGCTTCGACGCCACCCTCCACTACGACATCCGCACCGTGAAGGGCGCCGGCATGACCGGCGGCGGCCTCTTCAACTCCGTCTTCTCCGGTTACGGCAAGATCGCCCTGATGTGCGAGGGCAACCCGATCGTCATCCCCGTCACCCCGCAGGCCCCGGTGTACGTCGACACCGACGCCGTCGTCGGCTGGAGCGAGCAGCTCCACACCTCCCTGCACCGCTCGCAGTCCCTCGGCTCGATGATCCGCGGCGGCTCGGGCGAGGCGGTGCAACTGAAG
The DNA window shown above is from Streptomyces vietnamensis and carries:
- a CDS encoding AIM24 family protein, with the translated sequence MKSDLFAGEHLAEAATFPGMTLQNAKSVKYTVNGEMHARQGSMIAFRGDLQFERKGQGIGGMLKRAVTGEGLALMAVRGQGEAWFAHEAQNCFIVEIEQGEAFTVNGRNVLCFDATLHYDIRTVKGAGMTGGGLFNSVFSGYGKIALMCEGNPIVIPVTPQAPVYVDTDAVVGWSEQLHTSLHRSQSLGSMIRGGSGEAVQLKLEGQGFVVVRPSELTPQKTAN
- a CDS encoding aminoacyl-tRNA hydrolase; translated protein: MSSNETDLRDEKPQFVLPLVVRIERDAPPARTDALETAARAVLEILTDDRSLGEGEWAQAITDWQDARIRKVVRRARGAEWRRANTLPGITVTGTEAEVRVFPPVPLDGWPKELAKLQVSGTDLDDPTAPGPVPEGAAVLWMNPELDMSAGKAMAQAGHGAQLLWWAMDEADRKAWQEAGFPLAVRTATAEAWPTLTTSGLPVVRDAGFTEIAPGSCTVVSEGSALFASRLRLPRA
- a CDS encoding DUF2332 domain-containing protein, whose product is MDTADLYRRFAEREAHGHSARYEELAVRVAADEKLIALIEQLPEPKRQPNLLLAAVRHLDGPLRDPEEFTAWVVASWDRVRTTMLGRRTQTNEAGRCATLLPLLAALPQPLALIEVGASAGLCLYPDRYRYRYDDGAAFGPADSPVTLTCRTSGPVPLPERLPEVVWRAGIDLNPLDVRDADDMRWLESLVWPEQTDRADRLRNAVRIARAEPPHLVRGDLNETVRELVSQAPQGATPVVFHSAVLFYLPPEAREAFTETMRGLPARWISNEATSVLPSVASRLPRPAPQDRAVFALALDEQPLAFTGPHGQSLEWF